A part of Oncorhynchus masou masou isolate Uvic2021 chromosome 21, UVic_Omas_1.1, whole genome shotgun sequence genomic DNA contains:
- the mta1 gene encoding metastasis-associated protein MTA1, with protein MAANMYRVGDYVYFENSSSNPLLIRRIEELNKTANGNVEAKVVCFYRRRDISSTLIALADKHARELEEEMENPELNPVDLPEKQKHQLRHRELFLSRQLESLPATHIRGKCCVTLLNETEALKSYLDREDAFFYSLVYDPQQKTLLADKGEIRVGNKYQADITDFLKEGEEDGRDLAELEEKVWDPSSPLTEKQIDQFLVVARSVGTFARALDCSSSVRQPSLHMSAAAASRDITLFHAMDSLDKTRYDMTRAIAALVPQGGPVLCRDEMEEWSASEANLFEEALEKYGKDFTDIQQDFLPWKSLTSIIEYYYMWKTTDRYVQQKRLKAAEAESKLKQVYIPNYNKPNPNQLSVNNVKPGGVGGLVNGSGAGAAVGAGGLPGALGVISVPPGQTPGLGRACESCYTTSSYQWYSWGPPNMQCRLCASCWTYWKKYGGLKMPTRLEGERPGPNRNMSPHSVPMRHGGSPKFAVKTKQAFYLQTTQVTRAARRVCQDIIRPRFLARHPYLPLNTAQIKQECALRLPDEPKKPLPLKPVERKPLESVVRYLEAHPCPPKHDPPRGQTVTTGSLTPIKSTPNILNNGSPTILGKRTYEQHNGIDGMKPKAPQWDIMAKRTAEAGRTTSAPMQQVHELD; from the exons gagagctggaggaggagatggagaaccCGGAGTTGAACCCAGTTGACCTGCCAGAGAAACAGAAACACCAGCTGAGACACAGAGAGTTGTTCCTGTCCCGGCAGCTAGAGTCATTACCTGCTACACACATCCG gggGAAGTGTTGTGTCACTCTGCTCAATGAGACTGAGGCGCTGAAGTCATATCTGGACCGGGAG gatgcgTTCTTCTACTCCCTGGTCTACGACCCCCAACAGAAGACTCTGCTGGCTGATAAAGGGGAGATCAGGGTGGGGAACAAGTACCAGGCAGACATCACAGACTTCCTTAAAGAGG GCGAGGAGGATGGCAGGGACCTGGCCgagctggaggagaaggtgtgggACCCCAGCAGTCCCCTCACAGAGAAACAGATCGACCAGTTCCTGGTTGTGGCTCG gTCAGTTGGTACCTTTGCGCGGGCTCTAGACTGCAGTAGTTCTGTCCGGCAGCCCAGTCTTCACATGAGTGCTGCTGCTGCGTCTCGAGACATCACcctg ttccATGCCATGGACAGCCTGGATAAGACGCGCTATGACATGACGCGGGCCATCGCTGCGCTGGTTCCCCAGGGAGGGCCTGTTCTCTGCCGGGACGAGATGGAGGAGTGGAGCGCCTCCGAGGCCAACCTGTTTGAAGAGGCCCTGGAGAAATACGGAAAAGACTTCACAGACATACAACAGGACTTT CTCCCCTGGAAATCCCTGACCAGTATCATAGAGTACTACTATATGTGGAAGACCACAGACAGATACGTACAGCAGAAACGGTTAAAAGCAGCAGAGGCAGAGAGCAAGTTGAAGCAAGTCTACATCCCCAACTA CAACAAGCCCAACCCCAACCAGCTGAGTGTTAACAATGTAAAGCCTGGAGGTGTGGGAGGCCTGGTGAACGGCTCCGGGGCTGGAGCCGCAGTCGGAGCCGGGGGTTTGCCTGGAGCCCTGGGGGTGATATCAGTTCCCCCAGGACAGACCCCAGGCCTGGGCCGCGCCTGCGAAAGCTGCTACA CCACCAGCTCGTACCAGTGGTACTCGTGGGGTCCCCCCAACATGCAGTGTCGTCTGTGTGCCTCCTGCTGGACCTACTGGAAGAAGTATGGAGGACTGAAGATGCCAACCAGACTAGAAGGAGAGCGACCTGGACCCAACcgcaacatg TCTCCTCACAGTGTTCCCATGCGTCACGGTGGGAGCCCCAAGTTTGCTGTGAAGACGAAACAGGCCTTCTACCTACAGACCACCCAGGTGACACGCGCCGCCCGACGAGTTTGTCAGGACATCATCAGACCGCGCTTCCTCGCCCGACACCCTTACCTCCCTCTCAATACAGCCCAAATCAAACAAGAGT GTGCGCTGCGGTTGCCAGACGAGCCCAAAAAGCCCTTGCCGCTGAAGCCAGTTGAGAGGAAGCCTCTGGAGTCTGTTGTCCGATATCTAG AGGCCCACCCGTGCCCTCCCAAACATGACCCCCCGCGTGGCCAGACGGTCACCACGGGTAGCCTGACACCCATCAAGTCCACACCCAACATACTCAACAACGGCTCGCCCACCATCCTGGGCAAACGCACCTACGAGCAGCACAACGGCATTGATG GTATGAAGCCCAAAGCCCCTCAGTGGGATATCATGGCCAAGAGGACCGCTGAGGCAGGCCGGACCACCTCTGCCCCTATGCAGCAGGTACATGAGCTGGACTGA